The Bacillus vallismortis genome window below encodes:
- a CDS encoding HAD family hydrolase, translated as MKAVFFDLDDTLLWDEKSVRTTFAETCLQAEKKYGLDPQAFEEAVREAARELYMSYETYPYTVMIGINPFEGLWSNFSEPISEGFQKLNKIVPEYRRNAWTNGLKALGIDDPAYGEYLGEFFAAERRKRPFVYDETFEVLDQLKGKYELLLLTNGDPSLQKEKLAGVPELAPYFNEIVISGAFGKGKPDVSIFEHCLELMNIEKDDAIMVGDNLNTDILGASRAGIKTVWINRTDKKNETGVAPDYIISSLHDLFPIIEK; from the coding sequence ATGAAAGCCGTATTTTTTGATTTAGACGATACACTACTTTGGGATGAAAAAAGTGTCAGAACAACATTTGCAGAAACTTGTTTACAGGCGGAAAAAAAATATGGCCTTGACCCGCAGGCATTTGAAGAAGCTGTTCGCGAAGCGGCGAGAGAATTGTACATGTCATATGAGACGTATCCATATACAGTGATGATCGGCATTAATCCGTTTGAAGGACTGTGGTCCAATTTCTCAGAACCGATCAGTGAAGGCTTTCAGAAGCTGAACAAGATTGTGCCGGAGTACAGAAGAAACGCTTGGACAAACGGACTGAAAGCGCTTGGCATTGATGATCCCGCATATGGCGAATACTTGGGAGAGTTTTTCGCAGCAGAGCGCAGAAAACGCCCATTTGTATATGATGAAACATTTGAAGTGCTCGATCAATTAAAAGGCAAGTATGAACTGCTGCTTTTGACAAACGGCGATCCGAGCCTGCAAAAAGAGAAGCTCGCCGGCGTTCCAGAACTCGCCCCTTATTTCAATGAAATCGTCATCTCGGGCGCTTTTGGCAAAGGGAAACCGGATGTTTCCATTTTTGAACATTGCCTTGAGCTGATGAATATTGAAAAAGACGATGCGATCATGGTCGGCGATAATTTGAACACTGATATTTTAGGCGCCTCAAGAGCCGGAATCAAAACCGTTTGGATCAACCGGACGGATAAGAAAAACGAAACGGGCGTGGCACCTGATTACATCATCAGCAGCCTTCATGATTTGTTTCCTATAATAGAGAAATAA
- the thrS gene encoding threonine--tRNA ligase, with translation MSDMVKITFPDGAVKEFAKGTTTEDIAASISPGLKKKSLAGKLNGEEIDLKMPINEDGKVEIITEGSEEGLQIMRHSTAHLLAQAIKRIYKDVKFGVGPVIENGFYYDVEMEEAITPEDLPKIEKEMKKIVNANLPIVRKEVSREEAKARFAEIGDDLKLELLDAIPEGETVSIYEQGEFFDLCRGVHVPSTGKIKEFKLLSLAGAYWRGDSNNQMLQRVYGTAFFKKADLEEHLRMLEEAKERDHRKLGKELKLFANSQKVGQGLPLWLPKGATIRRVIERYIVDKEISLGYEHVYTPVLGSKELYETSGHWEHYQEGMFPPMEMDNETLVLRPMNCPHHMMIYKQDIHSYRELPIRIAELGTMHRYEMSGALSGLQRVRGMTLNDAHIFVRPDQIKDEFIRTVRLIQDVYEDFGLSDYTFRLSYRDPEDTEKYFDDDEMWNKAQSMLKEAMDEIGHDYYEAEGEAAFYGPKLDVQVKTAIGKEETLSTVQLDFLLPERFDLTYIGEDGKQHRPVVIHRGVVSTMERFVAFLIEEHKGALPTWLAPVQFQVIPVSPAVHLDYAKKVQERLQREGLRVEVDSRDEKIGYKIREAQMQKIPYMLVVGDQEAENGAVNVRKYGEQNSETISLDDFVKKAVAEAKK, from the coding sequence ATGTCAGATATGGTAAAAATCACATTTCCTGATGGAGCAGTCAAGGAGTTTGCGAAAGGAACAACAACAGAGGATATCGCGGCATCCATCAGTCCGGGATTAAAGAAGAAATCATTAGCCGGAAAACTGAACGGAGAAGAAATTGATTTGAAAATGCCGATCAATGAAGACGGTAAAGTGGAAATCATTACAGAAGGTTCCGAAGAAGGCCTTCAAATAATGCGCCACAGTACGGCTCACTTGCTGGCTCAAGCGATTAAACGCATTTACAAAGATGTCAAATTCGGTGTCGGTCCGGTCATCGAAAACGGTTTTTACTACGATGTAGAAATGGAAGAAGCGATTACGCCGGAGGATCTGCCGAAAATTGAAAAAGAAATGAAAAAAATCGTTAATGCGAACCTCCCGATCGTTCGAAAAGAGGTCAGCCGCGAAGAAGCGAAAGCACGTTTTGCTGAAATCGGCGATGACCTGAAGCTTGAACTATTAGATGCGATTCCGGAAGGAGAAACCGTTTCGATCTATGAGCAAGGTGAATTCTTTGACCTGTGCCGCGGCGTACACGTTCCTTCAACAGGAAAAATCAAAGAGTTTAAACTGTTAAGCCTTGCAGGCGCATACTGGCGCGGTGACAGCAATAACCAAATGCTTCAGCGCGTATACGGCACAGCTTTCTTCAAAAAAGCTGATCTGGAAGAGCATCTTCGCATGCTTGAAGAAGCGAAAGAGCGTGACCACAGAAAGCTCGGCAAAGAGTTAAAGCTGTTTGCGAATTCTCAAAAAGTCGGACAAGGCCTGCCGCTTTGGCTGCCAAAAGGGGCGACAATCCGCCGCGTCATCGAGCGCTACATTGTCGATAAAGAAATCAGTCTCGGCTATGAGCACGTATACACACCAGTGCTTGGAAGCAAAGAACTGTATGAAACATCAGGGCACTGGGAGCATTATCAGGAAGGCATGTTCCCGCCGATGGAAATGGACAACGAAACACTTGTGCTACGTCCAATGAACTGTCCGCACCATATGATGATTTACAAACAAGACATTCACAGCTACCGTGAACTTCCGATTCGGATTGCGGAGCTGGGAACGATGCACCGTTATGAAATGTCAGGTGCCCTGTCAGGCCTTCAGCGCGTGCGCGGCATGACATTAAACGATGCACATATCTTTGTGCGCCCGGATCAAATTAAGGACGAGTTTATCCGTACAGTCCGTTTAATTCAGGACGTATATGAAGACTTTGGCTTAAGTGATTACACATTCCGTCTGTCTTACCGTGATCCTGAAGACACGGAGAAATATTTTGATGACGATGAAATGTGGAACAAGGCGCAATCCATGCTGAAAGAGGCAATGGATGAAATCGGCCATGACTATTACGAAGCAGAAGGTGAAGCGGCATTCTATGGCCCTAAACTTGATGTTCAGGTAAAAACAGCGATCGGCAAAGAAGAAACATTGTCTACGGTTCAGCTTGATTTCTTATTACCTGAACGTTTCGATCTGACTTATATCGGTGAAGACGGCAAGCAGCACCGTCCGGTTGTGATTCACAGAGGTGTCGTCTCAACAATGGAACGCTTTGTTGCCTTCTTAATTGAAGAACACAAAGGCGCGCTGCCAACATGGCTTGCACCGGTTCAATTCCAAGTCATCCCGGTTTCTCCTGCTGTGCATTTAGACTACGCGAAAAAAGTGCAGGAACGCCTGCAGCGTGAAGGCCTGCGTGTAGAAGTCGACAGCCGTGATGAAAAAATCGGCTACAAAATCCGTGAAGCGCAAATGCAAAAAATCCCGTACATGCTTGTGGTCGGTGATCAAGAAGCAGAAAACGGAGCGGTAAACGTCCGTAAGTACGGAGAGCAGAACTCTGAAACCATTTCGCTTGATGATTTTGTGAAAAAAGCAGTAGCTGAAGCGAAAAAATAA
- the ytxC gene encoding putative sporulation protein YtxC, producing the protein MLEIIFEDDHDAAAFLHLIQHSDDRNYIIVREGIRKIGIEKAKPAISIQRFMEPILVKFFLECKEDEHMLSLIEETYCFTDQDEQQQILQLAHSIIEGEADDLPFEPLKLSRKQSILDELQTIRLEEGLFSIRSFQTFRLGQYYKQLRDITEAAIDEYKMEQEYQNFIQTLREYVTAKQPRIKKVHIVHDGSFTIWELRYVQEREKMKYIDRRFVRDHPMYIDSHLLAPLISIAPDEVVLYTDQPEHMMARTIQNVFQERLEMLPLHAFSDAEIPVEHSEG; encoded by the coding sequence ATGCTTGAAATAATCTTTGAAGATGACCATGATGCAGCCGCTTTTTTACATCTCATTCAGCATTCGGACGATCGGAACTATATCATTGTCCGGGAAGGCATACGAAAAATCGGGATTGAAAAAGCTAAGCCGGCTATCTCTATTCAGCGTTTTATGGAGCCGATTCTGGTCAAGTTTTTTTTAGAGTGCAAAGAAGACGAACATATGCTGTCATTGATTGAGGAAACATACTGCTTCACGGACCAGGATGAACAGCAGCAAATCCTTCAGCTTGCCCATAGTATTATTGAAGGAGAAGCGGACGATCTTCCGTTTGAGCCGCTAAAGCTTTCGCGGAAACAATCAATTTTGGATGAACTCCAAACGATTCGTTTAGAGGAAGGCTTATTTTCCATTCGTTCCTTTCAGACCTTCCGGCTCGGACAATACTACAAGCAGCTGAGAGACATTACGGAAGCGGCGATAGATGAATATAAAATGGAACAGGAATATCAAAACTTTATTCAAACACTCAGAGAATATGTAACGGCCAAACAGCCGCGAATCAAAAAGGTGCATATTGTCCATGACGGTTCATTTACAATTTGGGAGCTGCGTTATGTGCAGGAACGGGAAAAAATGAAATACATAGACAGGCGATTTGTCCGGGATCATCCTATGTACATTGATTCTCATTTGCTCGCGCCGCTGATCTCCATCGCGCCTGATGAAGTGGTGCTTTATACCGACCAGCCCGAGCATATGATGGCAAGGACCATTCAAAACGTATTTCAAGAGCGACTGGAAATGCTTCCGCTGCATGCTTTTTCAGACGCAGAAATACCGGTAGAGCACTCAGAAGGATAA
- a CDS encoding TVP38/TMEM64 family protein — protein sequence MKRKTAVKWLAVLAGAGIIFWGNKTYLNLSPKEIRIWVLSFGAFAPLMFIGISIVRPLILFPVSVVSLAGGLAFGPLLGTLYTLFGSMCASAVSFFAAGLFAAKKNGHYEKLEAIQKQMEDNGFFYIFLLRIMPINFDFISYAAGLSNVKALPYFAATAAGIIPGTIALNVLGASFSTGNLPAFFMVIALYSVFISLPFIFRKKMQNLFQESN from the coding sequence ATGAAACGAAAAACAGCTGTTAAATGGCTGGCAGTGCTTGCAGGTGCAGGAATAATCTTTTGGGGAAATAAAACGTATTTGAATTTATCGCCGAAAGAGATCAGGATATGGGTATTGTCGTTCGGGGCCTTTGCACCGCTGATGTTTATCGGGATATCCATCGTCAGGCCTCTTATTTTATTTCCCGTATCTGTTGTTTCTCTAGCGGGAGGACTCGCATTTGGCCCGCTTCTCGGCACGCTTTACACGTTATTCGGTTCAATGTGCGCTTCAGCTGTTTCGTTTTTTGCCGCAGGTTTGTTTGCGGCGAAAAAGAACGGCCATTACGAAAAGCTTGAAGCCATTCAGAAGCAGATGGAGGATAACGGATTTTTTTATATCTTTCTTTTAAGAATCATGCCGATCAATTTTGATTTCATCAGCTATGCGGCAGGCCTTTCCAATGTCAAAGCGCTGCCGTATTTTGCGGCAACGGCCGCGGGAATCATTCCCGGGACCATCGCGCTGAATGTGCTGGGAGCGAGCTTTTCAACTGGAAATCTGCCCGCTTTCTTTATGGTGATCGCTTTGTATAGCGTGTTTATTTCGCTGCCGTTTATCTTCAGAAAGAAAATGCAAAACTTGTTCCAAGAATCAAATTAA
- the dnaI gene encoding primosomal protein DnaI codes for MEPIGRSLQGVTGRPDFQKRLEQMKEKVMKDQDVQAFLKENEEVIDQKMIEKSLNKLYEYIEQSKKCSYCSEDKDCNNLLEGYHPKLVVNGQSIDIEYYECPVKRKLDKQKKQKSLMKSMYIQQDLLGATFQQVDISDPSRLAMFQHVTDFLKSYNETGKGKGLYLHGKFGVGKTFMLAAIANELAEKEYSSMIVYVPEFVRELKNSLQDKSLEEKLNMVKSTPVLMLDDIGAESMTSWVRDEVIGTVLQHRMSQQLPTFFSSNFSPDELKHHFTYSQRGEKEEVKAARLMERILYLAAPIRLDGENRRHP; via the coding sequence ATGGAACCAATCGGCCGTTCCCTGCAGGGCGTAACCGGCAGGCCGGATTTCCAAAAACGTCTTGAACAAATGAAGGAAAAAGTCATGAAGGATCAAGATGTTCAGGCATTTTTGAAGGAAAACGAAGAAGTGATTGATCAAAAAATGATCGAAAAGAGCTTAAACAAGCTTTATGAATATATCGAGCAAAGCAAGAAATGCTCCTATTGTTCGGAAGATAAAGATTGCAACAATTTATTGGAGGGCTACCATCCGAAGCTTGTTGTCAATGGCCAATCTATTGATATTGAGTATTATGAATGTCCGGTTAAACGGAAACTCGATAAGCAGAAAAAACAGAAGTCCCTTATGAAAAGCATGTATATCCAGCAGGATCTTTTGGGAGCGACTTTCCAGCAAGTTGATATCAGTGACCCGAGCAGGCTCGCGATGTTCCAGCATGTGACGGATTTTCTGAAAAGCTATAATGAGACGGGAAAAGGGAAAGGGCTGTATTTACACGGGAAATTCGGGGTAGGAAAAACGTTTATGCTCGCTGCGATTGCCAATGAGCTGGCGGAAAAAGAGTATTCCTCGATGATCGTCTATGTGCCCGAATTTGTGAGAGAGCTTAAGAATTCGCTGCAAGACAAGTCATTGGAAGAGAAGCTCAATATGGTCAAATCAACACCCGTATTGATGCTTGATGACATCGGAGCGGAATCAATGACGAGCTGGGTTAGGGATGAAGTCATCGGAACAGTGCTCCAGCACAGAATGTCCCAGCAGCTGCCGACTTTCTTTTCGTCTAATTTCTCACCTGACGAGCTGAAGCATCATTTTACGTATTCGCAAAGGGGAGAAAAGGAAGAAGTAAAAGCGGCAAGACTTATGGAGCGAATTTTATATTTGGCTGCTCCAATCCGCCTGGACGGAGAAAACCGCCGACATCCGTAA
- the dnaB gene encoding replication initiation membrane attachment protein DnaB, with translation MADYWKDVLPVDPYAVKSRSMLQDIDRQIITLLYQPLIGPVAFSLYMTLWGELEQNRLWGGESTHRQLMGMTQSNLKTIHQEQGKLEGIGLLKVYMKESERQERLFIYELLPPLRPNEFFEDGMLNVFLYNRVGKTKYQQLKQFFTHPAISEDAKDITRPFNHAFESLQPSEWKLTSDMEETVRLAEGTEYTSVGQAPSYTITEDVFDFDLFLAGLSETMIPRKAMTQQVRDTIKKLSYLYGIDPLQMQNVVMSAIDERDVITSEALRKAASDWYQIERNGQLPDVVEKTQPVHLREGEKPAKEDSLDGKLIALLETISPKKLLQDIADGTEPSKADLKIIEEIMFEQKLEPGVTNVLIYYVMLKTDMKLSKNYIQKIASHWARKKVKTVREAMKLAIEENRQYLEWAEGKANQPSKRNQKVIREEKLPDWMEEKETASESESGQGKLHPQDLEEQKKKMMEEMKKLKKYSAY, from the coding sequence ATGGCTGACTATTGGAAAGATGTACTGCCTGTAGATCCTTATGCGGTCAAAAGCAGATCGATGCTTCAGGATATAGACAGACAAATAATCACACTGCTGTACCAGCCCTTAATCGGCCCTGTTGCATTCTCACTTTATATGACATTGTGGGGAGAGCTGGAACAAAACCGTCTGTGGGGCGGCGAGTCCACACATAGACAGCTGATGGGGATGACACAGTCTAATTTAAAAACGATCCATCAGGAACAAGGGAAGCTCGAGGGCATCGGATTGCTAAAAGTATATATGAAAGAATCCGAGCGGCAGGAGCGCCTCTTTATATATGAACTCCTTCCGCCGCTCAGGCCAAATGAGTTTTTTGAAGACGGGATGCTGAATGTTTTTCTGTACAATAGAGTCGGAAAAACAAAATACCAGCAATTAAAACAATTTTTCACGCATCCGGCCATTTCAGAGGATGCGAAGGACATTACGCGGCCGTTTAATCATGCGTTTGAATCGCTGCAGCCGAGTGAATGGAAGCTTACATCTGATATGGAGGAAACGGTGAGACTTGCGGAGGGCACAGAATATACTTCTGTCGGACAGGCTCCGTCCTACACCATAACAGAGGATGTGTTTGATTTTGATTTGTTTTTAGCGGGACTTTCTGAGACGATGATTCCGAGAAAAGCGATGACCCAGCAGGTGCGGGACACAATCAAAAAGCTTTCTTATCTGTACGGTATAGACCCTTTGCAGATGCAAAATGTCGTGATGAGTGCAATTGATGAGCGTGACGTTATTACGTCGGAGGCTTTAAGAAAAGCGGCCAGCGACTGGTATCAAATCGAAAGAAACGGACAGCTGCCAGACGTCGTGGAAAAAACACAGCCGGTGCATCTGCGAGAAGGCGAAAAACCGGCGAAAGAGGATTCGCTGGACGGAAAGCTGATCGCATTGCTGGAGACGATTTCTCCGAAGAAGCTTCTGCAGGACATTGCCGACGGAACAGAGCCGTCAAAAGCTGATCTGAAAATCATAGAAGAAATTATGTTTGAACAGAAGCTCGAGCCAGGCGTTACAAATGTGTTAATTTATTATGTCATGCTGAAAACCGACATGAAGCTGTCGAAAAATTATATCCAAAAGATCGCCTCGCATTGGGCGCGCAAAAAGGTAAAAACGGTCAGAGAAGCGATGAAGCTCGCGATAGAAGAAAACCGCCAATACCTTGAATGGGCTGAAGGGAAAGCAAATCAGCCTTCGAAACGAAACCAAAAAGTGATTCGCGAAGAAAAACTTCCTGACTGGATGGAAGAAAAAGAGACAGCCTCCGAGTCAGAATCCGGACAGGGGAAGCTGCATCCGCAGGACTTGGAAGAACAGAAGAAAAAGATGATGGAAGAAATGAAAAAACTGAAAAAATACTCTGCCTATTAA
- the nrdR gene encoding transcriptional regulator NrdR, whose product MKCPSCQHNGTRVLDSRPVDDGKSIRRRRECECCHYRFTTFEKVEETPLIVVKKEGVREEFSREKMLRGLIKACEKRPVPLKTLEDMCFDIEKELRNQGCSEVKSEFVGEMVMDRLAKIDEVAYVRFASVYRQFKDINVFIDELKDLIKKER is encoded by the coding sequence TTGAAATGTCCTTCATGCCAGCATAACGGAACGCGGGTCCTTGATTCACGGCCTGTGGATGATGGGAAATCCATTCGCCGAAGACGCGAGTGCGAATGCTGCCATTACCGGTTTACCACCTTTGAAAAAGTGGAGGAAACCCCGCTCATCGTCGTGAAAAAAGAAGGCGTGCGGGAGGAATTCAGCAGAGAAAAAATGCTGCGCGGCCTCATAAAAGCATGCGAAAAAAGACCCGTTCCACTCAAAACGCTTGAAGACATGTGCTTTGATATTGAAAAAGAACTTCGCAATCAAGGCTGCTCTGAGGTGAAAAGCGAATTCGTCGGAGAAATGGTCATGGACCGGCTGGCTAAGATTGATGAGGTCGCATATGTGCGGTTCGCGTCTGTCTATCGGCAGTTTAAGGATATAAACGTCTTTATCGACGAACTAAAAGACTTAATAAAGAAAGAGCGTTAA
- the speD gene encoding adenosylmethionine decarboxylase codes for METMGRHVISELWGCDFDKLNDMDFIEKTFVNAALKSGAEVREVAFHKFAPQGVSGVVIISESHLTIHSFPEHGYASIDVYTCGDLDPNVAADYIAEALHADTRENIEIPRGMGPVQIKQAQAKVL; via the coding sequence ATGGAAACAATGGGGCGTCACGTTATCTCCGAGCTATGGGGATGCGATTTTGATAAGCTGAATGACATGGATTTTATTGAAAAAACGTTTGTAAATGCTGCTCTAAAATCAGGTGCTGAGGTGCGCGAGGTTGCATTTCACAAATTTGCACCGCAAGGCGTAAGCGGAGTTGTGATTATTTCTGAATCACACTTAACTATTCACAGTTTTCCTGAGCACGGATATGCGAGCATTGATGTTTATACTTGTGGAGACTTAGATCCTAATGTCGCTGCTGACTATATCGCAGAGGCATTACATGCTGATACAAGAGAAAACATTGAAATACCGAGAGGAATGGGGCCTGTGCAAATTAAACAGGCGCAAGCGAAAGTACTATAA
- a CDS encoding glyceraldehyde-3-phosphate dehydrogenase has translation MKVKVAINGFGRIGRMVFRKAMLDDQIQVVAINASYSAETLAHLIKYDTNHGRYDKEVVAGEDSLIVNGKKVLLLNSRDPKQLPWREYDIDIVVEATGKFNSKDKAMGHIEAGAKKVILTAPGKNEDVTIVMGVNEDQFDADRHVIISNASCTTNCLAPVVKVLDEEFGIESGLMTTVHAYTNDQKNIDNPHKDLRRARACGESIIPTTTGAAKALSLVLPHLKGKLHGLALRVPVPNVSLVDLVVDLKMDVTAEEVNEAFKRAAKTSMYGVLDYSDEPLVSTDYNTNPHSAVIDGLTTMVMEGSKVKVLAWYDNEWGYSCRVVDLIRHVAARMKHPSAV, from the coding sequence ATGAAGGTAAAAGTAGCGATAAACGGGTTTGGAAGAATCGGAAGAATGGTTTTTAGAAAAGCGATGTTAGACGATCAAATTCAAGTAGTGGCCATAAACGCCAGCTATTCCGCAGAAACGCTGGCTCATTTAATAAAGTATGACACAAATCACGGCAGGTACGACAAAGAGGTTGTGGCCGGTGAAGACAGCCTGATTGTAAATGGAAAGAAAGTGCTTTTGTTAAACAGCCGTGATCCAAAACAGCTGCCTTGGCGGGAATATGATATTGACATAGTCGTCGAAGCAACAGGGAAGTTTAATTCAAAAGATAAAGCGATGGGCCATATAGAAGCGGGCGCAAAAAAAGTCATTTTGACTGCTCCGGGAAAAAATGAAGACGTTACCATTGTGATGGGAGTAAATGAGGACCAATTCGACGCTGACCGCCATGTCATTATTTCAAATGCGTCATGCACGACAAACTGCCTTGCGCCTGTTGTAAAAGTGCTGGATGAAGAGTTTGGCATTGAGAGCGGGCTGATGACTACAGTTCACGCGTATACGAATGACCAGAAAAATATTGATAATCCGCACAAAGATTTGCGACGGGCGCGGGCATGCGGTGAATCCATCATTCCGACGACAACAGGAGCGGCAAAGGCGCTTTCGCTTGTGCTGCCGCATCTGAAAGGAAAGCTTCACGGCCTCGCCTTGCGTGTCCCGGTTCCGAATGTCTCATTGGTTGATCTCGTTGTCGATCTGAAAATGGATGTGACGGCTGAAGAGGTAAACGAGGCATTTAAACGGGCTGCCAAAACTTCGATGTACGGCGTGCTTGATTATTCAGATGAACCGCTCGTCTCGACTGATTATAATACGAATCCGCATTCTGCGGTCATTGACGGGCTGACAACAATGGTAATGGAAGGCAGTAAAGTAAAGGTGCTCGCATGGTATGACAACGAATGGGGCTACTCGTGCAGAGTCGTTGATCTGATCCGCCATGTAGCGGCACGAATGAAACATCCGTCTGCTGTATAA
- the coaE gene encoding dephospho-CoA kinase (Dephospho-CoA kinase (CoaE) performs the final step in coenzyme A biosynthesis.): MTLVIGLTGGIASGKSTVANMLIEKGITVIDADIIAKQAVEKGTPAHRQIIDEFGEDILLPNGDIDRKKLGALVFTNEQKRLALNAIVHPAVRQEMLKRRDEAIANQEAFVVLDIPLLFESKLESLVDKIIVVSVTKEFQLERLMNRNQLTKEEAVSRIRAQMPLEEKTARADQVIDNSGTLEETKQQLDDTISSWA; encoded by the coding sequence TTGACCTTAGTCATTGGTTTAACGGGAGGAATAGCCAGCGGCAAAAGCACGGTTGCCAATATGCTGATTGAAAAAGGAATAACAGTTATAGATGCAGATATCATCGCCAAACAAGCGGTAGAAAAAGGGACGCCCGCCCACCGGCAAATCATTGACGAATTCGGTGAAGACATTCTGCTCCCAAACGGTGATATAGATAGAAAAAAGCTTGGGGCACTGGTATTTACAAATGAACAAAAGCGCCTTGCTTTAAATGCGATTGTTCATCCCGCAGTCAGGCAGGAAATGCTTAAGCGCCGTGATGAAGCCATTGCAAATCAGGAAGCGTTTGTTGTCTTAGATATCCCGTTATTGTTCGAAAGCAAATTGGAATCTTTAGTTGATAAAATTATTGTGGTTAGTGTCACAAAAGAGTTTCAGCTTGAGCGTCTGATGAATCGCAACCAGCTGACGAAGGAAGAAGCGGTCAGCCGAATCCGCGCTCAAATGCCATTAGAGGAAAAAACAGCAAGAGCAGATCAAGTCATCGATAACAGCGGCACGCTCGAAGAGACTAAGCAGCAGCTTGATGACACCATCAGCAGCTGGGCATAA
- the mutM gene encoding DNA-formamidopyrimidine glycosylase — MPELPEVETVRRTLTGLVKGKTIKSVEIRWPNIIKRPAEPEEFARNLAGETIQSIGRRGKFLLFHLNHYVMVSHLRMEGKYGLHQAEEPDDKHVHVIFTMTDGTQLRYRDVRKFGTMHLFKPGEEAGELPLSQLGPEPDAEEFTSVYLKERLAKTNRAVKTALLDQKTVVGLGNIYVDEALFRAGVHPETKANELSDKTIKTLHAEIKNTLQEAIDAGGSTVRSYINSQGEIGMFQLQHFVYGKKDEPCKNCGTMISKIVVGGRGTHFCAECQKK, encoded by the coding sequence GTGCCGGAATTACCAGAGGTTGAAACGGTCCGGCGCACTCTGACCGGGCTTGTAAAGGGAAAAACAATCAAATCGGTAGAGATCAGATGGCCGAATATCATCAAACGTCCTGCCGAACCGGAGGAATTTGCGCGAAATCTAGCAGGAGAAACGATACAGTCTATCGGTAGACGGGGAAAGTTTTTACTGTTTCATTTAAATCATTATGTTATGGTTTCCCACCTGCGAATGGAAGGGAAATACGGGCTTCATCAAGCGGAGGAGCCGGACGATAAACACGTGCATGTCATATTCACGATGACAGATGGAACCCAGCTTCGTTACCGGGATGTGCGGAAGTTTGGGACCATGCATTTATTTAAACCGGGAGAGGAAGCGGGCGAGCTCCCGCTTTCTCAGTTAGGGCCGGAGCCGGATGCAGAAGAATTTACGAGTGTGTATTTGAAAGAACGGCTTGCCAAAACAAACCGTGCTGTCAAAACCGCCCTGTTGGATCAGAAAACGGTTGTCGGACTCGGGAACATTTATGTAGACGAGGCTCTTTTCAGAGCGGGTGTCCATCCTGAGACAAAAGCAAATGAATTGTCAGACAAAACAATCAAAACACTTCACGCTGAAATCAAAAACACCCTGCAAGAGGCGATTGACGCGGGCGGCAGCACAGTCCGTTCGTATATCAACTCCCAAGGGGAAATCGGAATGTTCCAGCTGCAGCATTTTGTGTATGGAAAAAAAGACGAGCCGTGCAAAAATTGCGGAACGATGATTTCAAAAATTGTTGTCGGAGGCAGGGGCACGCATTTTTGCGCGGAGTGCCAGAAAAAATAG